A genomic segment from Pseudorca crassidens isolate mPseCra1 chromosome 4, mPseCra1.hap1, whole genome shotgun sequence encodes:
- the SPINK2 gene encoding serine protease inhibitor Kazal-type 2 translates to MALEALRLGLLLLVCWDSAASLNTQFAHPSEYRTPNCDQYKLPGCPRDFNPVCGSDMSTYPNECTLCMKIREDGHDIKIIQSGPC, encoded by the exons ATGGCGCTCGAGGCACTGCGCTTGGGGCTGTTGCTCCTGGTCTGCTGGGACTCGGCAG CCTCTTTGAACACTCAGTTTGCTCACCCTTCAGAATACAGAACA cCAAACTGCGATCAGTATAAATTACCAGGATGTCCCAGGGACTTTAACCCCGTGTGTGGAAGCGACATGTCCACGTATCCCAATGAGTGTACTCTGTGCATGAAAATCAG GGAAGATGGTCATGATATTAAAATAATCCAAAGTGGACCATGCTAA